Proteins encoded in a region of the Planococcus citri chromosome 1, ihPlaCitr1.1, whole genome shotgun sequence genome:
- the RpL8 gene encoding large ribosomal subunit protein uL2 has protein sequence MGRVIRAQRKGAGSVFKSHTKHRKGAPRLRTLDYAEKHGYIKGVVKDILHDPGRGAPLAIVHFKDPYRYKTRKELFIAPEGMYTGQFLYCGKKATLQIGNVMPVGTMPEGSIICNLEEKTGDRGRLARASGNYATVIAHNPDSKRTRVKLPSGAKKVIPSNNRAMVGIVAGGGRIDKPILKAGRAYYKYKAKRNSWPKVRGVAMNPVEHPHGGGNHQHIGKASTVKRGTPAGRKVGLIAARRTGRIRGGKTDTKKGDD, from the exons atgggtCGTGTAATTCGTGCTCAGAGGAAAGGAGCTGGAAGTGTGTTCAAGTCACACACCAAACATCGTAAAGGTGCTCCAAGATTGAGAACTTTAGATTACGCCGAAAAACATGGTTATATCAAAGGAGTCGTCAAG GATATTCTCCACGACCCAGGTAGAGGTGCACCTTTGGCTATTGTGCACTTCAAAGATCCCTACCGTTACAAGACTCGTAAAGAATTATTCATCGCTCCTGAGGGAATGTACACCGGCCAATTCTTATACTGCGGCAAAAAAG CTACCCTTCAAATCGGTAATGTTATGCCCGTTGGTACCATGCCCGAAGGTTCCATTATCTgtaatttagaagaaaaaacagGAGACCGAGGCCGTCTAGCCAGAGCTTCCGGTAACTATGCTACCGTCATCGCTCATAACCCAGATTCCAAACGTACCAGAGTTAAATTACCTTCCGGAGCTAAAAAAGTTATCCCTTCGAATAATCGTGCTATGGTTG GTATCGTAGCTGGCGGTGGTCGTATTGACAAACCTATTTTAAAAGCTGGACGCGCTTATTATAAATACAAAGCTAAACGTAATAGCTGGCCTAAAGTTCGTGGTGTTGCTATGAACCCAGTCGAGCATCCTCACGGTGGTGGTAACCATCAACACATCGGTAAAGCTTCTACTGTCAAAAGAGGAACGCCAGCCGGTAGAAAG GTCGGTCTTATTGCTGCTAGAAGAACTGGTAGAATACGTGGTGGTAAAACAGATACCAAAAAGGGCGACGATTAA
- the LOC135832545 gene encoding sugar transporter SWEET1-like, which yields MSLIRYQYFVSKSAFCATMCQLFSGCLLCRKYIKQGSTKNDSSFPYVVGLISSSMWMYYGILTNNDTLVYINVIGCTLFISYITIFYLYTPFKHIIRRQLLFIVLVLTLIATYSQYEEDRNLLKSRIGFLCCLVGVSFCAAPLSNVIHVIKTKDAESLPVPMITMTAIVTFLWYLYGVCLNDTFIMYPNLIGFSLSAFQLMLYLAFLKREKPVVYSKMTVA from the exons ATGTCACTCATACGGTATCAATATTTTGTTTCGAAATCAGCATTTTGTGCCACTATGTGCCAGCTTTTTTCAGGATG TTTGCTTTGCAGAAAGTACATCAAGCAAGGGAGcaccaaaaatgattcttcGTTTCCCTACGTCGTTGGACTGATATC atCATCAATGTGGATGTATTATGGTATTCTAACAAACAACGATACTTTGGTATACATAAACGTAATCGGATGCACTTTATTCATCTCCTACATCACTATATTTTACTTATATACACCATTCAAA CATATTATTCGACGGCAGCTTCTCTTCATTGTTCTCGTACTTACATTGATAGCAACATATTCGCAATACGAAGAAGatagaaatttattaaaatctcGCATCGGTTTTCTATGCTGTCTAGTCGGAGTAAGCTTTTGCGCAGCTCCTTTGAGTAACGTG ATTCACGTAATTAAAACAAAGGATGCTGAATCTTTGCCAGTTCCTATGATTACTATGACAGCCATAGTAACGTTTTTATGGTACCTCTATGGAGTTTGTCTAAATGATACATTTATAATG TATCCAAACTTGATAGGATTTTCCTTGAGTGCGTTCCAGTTGATGTTATATCTAGCGTTTTTGAAACGAGAAAAACCAGTTGTCTATTCAAAAATGACGGTTGCTTAA
- the Bap60 gene encoding brahma-associated protein of 60 kDa isoform X1, with protein MAQQFPRPPLRQYGGPNYPVQQRPGGYSPQNTIGPGPNMIPRGPQPSYKRSNVDNRGPPSVPSNKSDFGHSGSSGISKKKKKLADKIVPQKVRDLVPESQAYMDLLAFERKLDSTIMRKRLDIQEALKRPMKQKRKLRIFISNTFYPAKEPGEEGGQEEGSVASWELRVEGRLLEDTKNDPNKVRRLFKFGTFSVNIIRISFCNLLQVKRKFSSFFKSLVIELDKDLYGPDNHLVEWHRTATTQETDGFQVKRPGDKNVRCTILLLLDYQPLQFKLDPRLARLLGVHTQTRPVIISALWQYIKTHKLQDSQEREFINCDEFLERIFQCSRMKFAEIPQRLNPLLHPPDPIVINHVISVEGVEQKQTACYDIDVEVDDTLKAQMNNFLLSTTSQQEIQSLDNKIHETVETINQLKTNREFFLSFAKDPQQFINKWIISQTRDLKTMTDVVGNPEEERRAEFYYQPWSQEAVCRYFYTKVQQKRAELEQALNIRNA; from the exons ATGGCTCAGCAATTCCCCAGACCTCCTTTAAGACAGTATGGAGGTCCAAATTATCCG gttcAGCAGAGACCGGGAGGATATTCTCCTCAGAATACAATCGGACCGGGGCCTAATATGATTCCTCGGGGGCCCCAGCCCTCATACAAACGTTCCAATGTCGATAACAGAGGTCCTCCTTCCGTTCCATCCAATAAAAG TGATTTCGGGCATTCTGGAAGCAGCGGAATCAGtaagaaaaagaagaagttAGCCGATAAAATAGTGCCTCAGAAAGTTCGTGATTTAGTACCTGAATCTCAAGCATATATGGATTTGTTAGCTTTTGAAAGAAAGTTAGATTCGACCATCATGAGGAAAAGATTAGACATTCAG GAGGCTTTGAAACGACCAATGAAACAGAAACGTAAATTACGCATTTTTATCTCCAATACATTCTATCCCGCTAAGGAACCCGGTGAAGAAGGTGGTCAAGAAGAGGGCAGTGTTGCATCGTGGGAATTGAGAGTGGAAGGTCGTTTATTAGAAGACACTAAAAACGATCCCAATAAGGTACGTCGATTGTTCAAGTTTGGTACATTTTCAGTAAACATTATTCGTATTTCATTCTGCAATTTGTTACAGGTAAAACgtaaattttcttcgtttttcaaATCACTCGTCATCGAATTGGATAAAGATTTATATGGACCTGATAATCACCTTGTTGAATGGCATAGAACTGCTACCACGCAAGAAACAGATGGATTTCAG GTTAAAAGACCCGGTGATAAAAACGTGAGATGTACGATTCTGTTATTATTGGATTATCAGCCTCTTCAGTTCAAGCTAGATCCTAGACTAGCCAGGTTGCTAGGAGTACATACGCAAACAAGACCGGTTATAATCAGCGCTTTATGGCAATATATTAAAACTCATAAATTACAA GATTCACAAGAAAGAGAGTTCATCAACtgcgatgaatttttggaacgaATATTCCAGTGCTCTAGAATGAAATTCGCCGAAATACCGCAACGATTAAACCCTCTGTTACATCCACCCGATCCTATAGTTATCAACCACGTTATTAG TGTTGAAGGAGTTGAACAAAAACAAACAGCTTGTTATGATATAGATGTAGAAGTTGACGATACGTTGAAAGCTCAAATGAATAATTTCTTACTATCGACGACTAGTCAGCAAGAAATTCAAAGCCTCGATAATAAAATACACGAAACGGTTGAGACGATTAATCAGTTGAAAAcaaatcgtgaatttttctTAAGCTTTGCCAAAGATCCCCAACAATTCATTAATAAATGGATTATTTCTCAAACCAGAGATTTAAAG acgaTGACCGATGTCGTTGGAAATCCAGAAGAAGAAAGGAGAGCCGAATTTTATTATCAGCCTTGGTCCCAAGAAGCAGTCTGTCGGTATTTCTATACCAAAGTGCAGCAGAAACGAGCAGAATTGGAGCAAGCTCTCAACATTCGAAATGCCTGA
- the Hs2st gene encoding heparin sulfate O-sulfotransferase produces MFKRCGVIKKPWFLVCFFFCVVVVFILELRVSNFPKNDNILEQIYKKDVSGYHLPSKESTSLGTWGSRKDLIVIYNRIPKTGSTSFINVAYDICKKNSFNVIHLNITKNSHILSLADQARFIHNVTNWNAKKPALYHGHVGFIDFQKFGVQPPIYINILRKPLSRLISYYYFLRYGDNYRPHLIRKKHGNKVTFDECVKLKNPDCHPDNMWLQVPFLCGQNAFCWIPGNEWALQEAKRNLVREYLLVGVTEDIPNFISILEFALPEFFKGASEHFASSLRKYLRKTNKKIEPSEETVREIKKSKIWQMENDLYEFALQQFKFVKNHMKTSENGTVMDKGIQFKFEKIYPK; encoded by the exons ATGTTTAAAAGATGCGGTGTGATCAAAAAGCCATGGTTTCTAGTATGTTTCTTCTTCTGCGTTGTAGTTGTATTTATTTTGGAACTGCGAGTATCGAATTTCCCTAAAAATG ACAATATTCTGGAGCAAATATACAAGAAAGACGTTTCGGGATATCATCTACCGAGCAAAGAATCTACATCATTAGGAACATGGGGCTCCAGAAAAGACTTGATCGTAATTTACAACAGAATTCCCAAAACCGGCTCGACTAGTTTTATCAACGTTGCCTATGATATATGCAAGAAGAATTCATTCAATGTAATCCATTtaaacatcacaaaaaattcgCACATTTTGTCTCTTGCAGATCAA GCACGATTCATTCATAACGTTACCAATTGGAATGCTAAGAAACCGGCTCTTTACCATGGTCACGTTGGTTTTATTGactttcaaaa GTTTGGAGTGCAACCTCCaatttacataaatattttaaGAAAACCTTTGAGTCGTTTGATATCGTACTATTACTTTTTAAGATATGGTGATAATTATCGACCTcatttaattagaaaaaaacacGGAAACAAAGTT ACTTTCGACGAATgtgttaaattgaaaaaccctGATTGCCATCCAGACAATATGTGGTTACAGGTGCCATTTTTGTGTGGACAAAATGCCTTTTGTTG GATCCCGGGTAATGAATGGGCTTTACAAGAAGCTAAAAGGAACTTAGTGAGGGAATATCTTTTAGTAGGTGTTACAGAAGACATTCCTAACTTTATTTCAATTCTAGAATTCGCGTTGCCAGAATTTTTCAAGGGGGCTTCTGAACATTTTGCATCTA GTCTGAGAAAATACTTACgtaaaactaataaaaaaatcgaacctTCCGAAGAAACCGTTAGAGAAATAAAGAagtcaaaaatttggcaaatggAAAATGATTTGTATGAATTTGCTTTGCAGcaattcaaatttgtaaaaaatcacatGAAGACTTCCGAAAATGGTACCGTAATGGATAAAGGAATTcagttcaagtttgaaaaaatatacccgAAATGA
- the Bap60 gene encoding brahma-associated protein of 60 kDa isoform X2, which yields MAQQFPRPPLRQYGGPNYPVQQRPGGYSPQNTIGPGPNMIPRGPQPSYKRSNVDNRGPPSVPSNKSDFGHSGSSGISKKKKKLADKIVPQKVRDLVPESQAYMDLLAFERKLDSTIMRKRLDIQEALKRPMKQKRKLRIFISNTFYPAKEPGEEGGQEEGSVASWELRVEGRLLEDTKNDPNKVKRKFSSFFKSLVIELDKDLYGPDNHLVEWHRTATTQETDGFQVKRPGDKNVRCTILLLLDYQPLQFKLDPRLARLLGVHTQTRPVIISALWQYIKTHKLQDSQEREFINCDEFLERIFQCSRMKFAEIPQRLNPLLHPPDPIVINHVISVEGVEQKQTACYDIDVEVDDTLKAQMNNFLLSTTSQQEIQSLDNKIHETVETINQLKTNREFFLSFAKDPQQFINKWIISQTRDLKTMTDVVGNPEEERRAEFYYQPWSQEAVCRYFYTKVQQKRAELEQALNIRNA from the exons ATGGCTCAGCAATTCCCCAGACCTCCTTTAAGACAGTATGGAGGTCCAAATTATCCG gttcAGCAGAGACCGGGAGGATATTCTCCTCAGAATACAATCGGACCGGGGCCTAATATGATTCCTCGGGGGCCCCAGCCCTCATACAAACGTTCCAATGTCGATAACAGAGGTCCTCCTTCCGTTCCATCCAATAAAAG TGATTTCGGGCATTCTGGAAGCAGCGGAATCAGtaagaaaaagaagaagttAGCCGATAAAATAGTGCCTCAGAAAGTTCGTGATTTAGTACCTGAATCTCAAGCATATATGGATTTGTTAGCTTTTGAAAGAAAGTTAGATTCGACCATCATGAGGAAAAGATTAGACATTCAG GAGGCTTTGAAACGACCAATGAAACAGAAACGTAAATTACGCATTTTTATCTCCAATACATTCTATCCCGCTAAGGAACCCGGTGAAGAAGGTGGTCAAGAAGAGGGCAGTGTTGCATCGTGGGAATTGAGAGTGGAAGGTCGTTTATTAGAAGACACTAAAAACGATCCCAATAAG GTAAAACgtaaattttcttcgtttttcaaATCACTCGTCATCGAATTGGATAAAGATTTATATGGACCTGATAATCACCTTGTTGAATGGCATAGAACTGCTACCACGCAAGAAACAGATGGATTTCAG GTTAAAAGACCCGGTGATAAAAACGTGAGATGTACGATTCTGTTATTATTGGATTATCAGCCTCTTCAGTTCAAGCTAGATCCTAGACTAGCCAGGTTGCTAGGAGTACATACGCAAACAAGACCGGTTATAATCAGCGCTTTATGGCAATATATTAAAACTCATAAATTACAA GATTCACAAGAAAGAGAGTTCATCAACtgcgatgaatttttggaacgaATATTCCAGTGCTCTAGAATGAAATTCGCCGAAATACCGCAACGATTAAACCCTCTGTTACATCCACCCGATCCTATAGTTATCAACCACGTTATTAG TGTTGAAGGAGTTGAACAAAAACAAACAGCTTGTTATGATATAGATGTAGAAGTTGACGATACGTTGAAAGCTCAAATGAATAATTTCTTACTATCGACGACTAGTCAGCAAGAAATTCAAAGCCTCGATAATAAAATACACGAAACGGTTGAGACGATTAATCAGTTGAAAAcaaatcgtgaatttttctTAAGCTTTGCCAAAGATCCCCAACAATTCATTAATAAATGGATTATTTCTCAAACCAGAGATTTAAAG acgaTGACCGATGTCGTTGGAAATCCAGAAGAAGAAAGGAGAGCCGAATTTTATTATCAGCCTTGGTCCCAAGAAGCAGTCTGTCGGTATTTCTATACCAAAGTGCAGCAGAAACGAGCAGAATTGGAGCAAGCTCTCAACATTCGAAATGCCTGA
- the Bap60 gene encoding brahma-associated protein of 60 kDa isoform X3, which produces MIPRGPQPSYKRSNVDNRGPPSVPSNKSDFGHSGSSGISKKKKKLADKIVPQKVRDLVPESQAYMDLLAFERKLDSTIMRKRLDIQEALKRPMKQKRKLRIFISNTFYPAKEPGEEGGQEEGSVASWELRVEGRLLEDTKNDPNKVRRLFKFGTFSVNIIRISFCNLLQVKRKFSSFFKSLVIELDKDLYGPDNHLVEWHRTATTQETDGFQVKRPGDKNVRCTILLLLDYQPLQFKLDPRLARLLGVHTQTRPVIISALWQYIKTHKLQDSQEREFINCDEFLERIFQCSRMKFAEIPQRLNPLLHPPDPIVINHVISVEGVEQKQTACYDIDVEVDDTLKAQMNNFLLSTTSQQEIQSLDNKIHETVETINQLKTNREFFLSFAKDPQQFINKWIISQTRDLKTMTDVVGNPEEERRAEFYYQPWSQEAVCRYFYTKVQQKRAELEQALNIRNA; this is translated from the exons ATGATTCCTCGGGGGCCCCAGCCCTCATACAAACGTTCCAATGTCGATAACAGAGGTCCTCCTTCCGTTCCATCCAATAAAAG TGATTTCGGGCATTCTGGAAGCAGCGGAATCAGtaagaaaaagaagaagttAGCCGATAAAATAGTGCCTCAGAAAGTTCGTGATTTAGTACCTGAATCTCAAGCATATATGGATTTGTTAGCTTTTGAAAGAAAGTTAGATTCGACCATCATGAGGAAAAGATTAGACATTCAG GAGGCTTTGAAACGACCAATGAAACAGAAACGTAAATTACGCATTTTTATCTCCAATACATTCTATCCCGCTAAGGAACCCGGTGAAGAAGGTGGTCAAGAAGAGGGCAGTGTTGCATCGTGGGAATTGAGAGTGGAAGGTCGTTTATTAGAAGACACTAAAAACGATCCCAATAAGGTACGTCGATTGTTCAAGTTTGGTACATTTTCAGTAAACATTATTCGTATTTCATTCTGCAATTTGTTACAGGTAAAACgtaaattttcttcgtttttcaaATCACTCGTCATCGAATTGGATAAAGATTTATATGGACCTGATAATCACCTTGTTGAATGGCATAGAACTGCTACCACGCAAGAAACAGATGGATTTCAG GTTAAAAGACCCGGTGATAAAAACGTGAGATGTACGATTCTGTTATTATTGGATTATCAGCCTCTTCAGTTCAAGCTAGATCCTAGACTAGCCAGGTTGCTAGGAGTACATACGCAAACAAGACCGGTTATAATCAGCGCTTTATGGCAATATATTAAAACTCATAAATTACAA GATTCACAAGAAAGAGAGTTCATCAACtgcgatgaatttttggaacgaATATTCCAGTGCTCTAGAATGAAATTCGCCGAAATACCGCAACGATTAAACCCTCTGTTACATCCACCCGATCCTATAGTTATCAACCACGTTATTAG TGTTGAAGGAGTTGAACAAAAACAAACAGCTTGTTATGATATAGATGTAGAAGTTGACGATACGTTGAAAGCTCAAATGAATAATTTCTTACTATCGACGACTAGTCAGCAAGAAATTCAAAGCCTCGATAATAAAATACACGAAACGGTTGAGACGATTAATCAGTTGAAAAcaaatcgtgaatttttctTAAGCTTTGCCAAAGATCCCCAACAATTCATTAATAAATGGATTATTTCTCAAACCAGAGATTTAAAG acgaTGACCGATGTCGTTGGAAATCCAGAAGAAGAAAGGAGAGCCGAATTTTATTATCAGCCTTGGTCCCAAGAAGCAGTCTGTCGGTATTTCTATACCAAAGTGCAGCAGAAACGAGCAGAATTGGAGCAAGCTCTCAACATTCGAAATGCCTGA
- the Rpn8 gene encoding 26S proteasome non-ATPase regulatory subunit 7 has protein sequence MPVQEIIATKVIVHPLVLLSVVDHYNRMGKTGNQKRVVGVLLGSWKGKGVLDVSNSFAVPFDEDDKDKSVWFLDHDYLENMYGMFKKVNAREKIVGWYHTGPKLQQNDIAINELIRRYTPNSILVIIDAKPKDLGLPTEAYRAVEEIHDDGSPTGKTFAHVPSEIGAEEAEEVGVEHLLRDIKDTTVGSLSQRLTRQLNGLKGLEEKIVEIKNYLIEVEEDAMPMNHQIFYQLQDIFNLLPDISKQNFVESLHVKTNDQMLVVYVTSLIRTIIALHNLINNKLTNRDAEKKDIKKPEEKKEEVKEEKKEVKVK, from the exons ATGCCTGTTCAAGAAATCATCGCCACCAAGGTAATTGTGCATCCTTTGGTATTGCTCAGTGTAGTAGACCATTATAATCGTATGGGCAAAACCGGGAATCAGAAAAGAGTTGTTGGTGTTTTATTGGGTAGCTGGAAAGGCAAAGGTGTCTTAGATGTGTCGAACAGCTTTGCAG TTCCCTTTGATGAAGACGATAAGGATAAATCGGTTTGGTTTTTGGATCACGACTACCTGGAAAATATGTAtggaatgttcaaaaaagttaaTG CTCGAGAAAAGATTGTCGGCTGGTATCACACAGGACCGAAATTACAACAGAATGATATCGCTATCAATGAATTGATCAGACGTTATACTCCTAATTCGATATTAGTCATTATCGACGCCAAACCCAAAGATCTCGGCTTACCTACCGAAGCATATAGAGCTGTTGAAGAAATTCACGAT GATGGTAGCCCGACAGGAAAAACTTTCGCTCATGTGCCTAGTGAAATCGGTGCAGAGGAAGCTGAAGAAGTTGGAGTCGAGCACTTACTTCGTGATATCAAAGATACTACAGTTGGTTCATTAAGTCAACGACTGACGCGTCAGCTTAATGGTTTGAAAGGGTTAGAAGAAAAAATAGTTGAGATTAAGAATTATCTAATTGAG GTTGAAGAAGATGCTATGCCAATGAATCATCAAATTTTCTATCAGCTTCAAGATATTTTCAATCTATTGCCAGATATtagtaaacaaaattttgtcgAATCATTGCATGTTAAGACAAACGATCAGATGTTG GTTGTGTATGTAACATCTTTAATTAGAACGATCATAGCTCTGCACAATCTTATCAATAATAAATTAACGAATCGAGATGCTGAGAAGAAAGATATTAAAAAACCCgaagagaaaaaagaagaagttaaggaagaaaaaaaagaagtcaaagttaaataa